ATGGTCTATATTTCCAACTCAACGGAGATCGGCACCCAGTACAGCAAAGCAGAGCTGGAAGCCCTTCACCATATCTGCCGCCAAAAGGGGCTTTACCTGTTTTTAGACGGAGCCCGAATTGGGTCCGCACTTACAAGCTCTGTGAATGATTTAACATTACAGGATATTGCAAAGCTTACCGATGTGTTTTATATCGGAGGAACAAAAGGAGGCGCTTTGTTTGGAGAAGCCCTGGTGATCTGCCATCAGGATTTAAAACCGGATTTCCGGTTTATGGTAAAGCAGAGGGGAGCCATGCTGGCAAAGGGCTGGCTGCTGGGCATCCAGTTTGAAGAGCTGTTTTCCGACAACCTCTTCTATGATTTGGCTTCTCACGCTAATGAGATGGCTGCCATCCTGAGGAAAGGAATTGAACAATGCGGATATTCCTTTCACTCTGGTTCCATGACAAACCAGCTTTTCCCCATCCTTCCTGACAAGGTGATCACAAAGCTGGAAAAGGACTTCCTTTTCTCCATTCAGGAGCGGATCGATGACAGCCATACTTCTATCCGGCTGGTTACTTCCTGGGCTACCAGCGAAGAAGCATGCTGCAGGTTTGTCAGTCTTTTGGAAACTTGTTAATTTTAAAACTCTGAATAAAGAAGCCCTTAAAAAAAAGAAGCCCTCTATGATCAGCAGTTAAATCTGCCGGCCACAGAAGGCTTCTTCCTTTTACGATACAGGTCAAGCGGATATTCACAATCCGCAGCCCTGCTTTATTCGGTTAAACTAACGGTTCTCATTCAATGCTTTTATCGCTTCCGCAAGCTGGTTATCTTCGCTATGCTCAATTTTGATCTTAGTCTTTAAATCCTCTTTTAAATCAACTGCAACATCCGGCTCCAGGCCTTTTCCATGCAGGTCAAAGCCGCTTGGAGTATAGTAATGGGCTACAGTCATCTTAATAGCCGTACCATGGTCAAGAGGAAATAGTGTCTGGACAATTCCCTTTCCAAAGGTCTTTGTTCCCACCAGCTTTGCCTTGTCATAGGCCTTTAGCGCTCCTGAAAATACTTCGGAGGCACTGGCGGACTGACCATTGACTAATACAGCTATGGGTACGTCTACCTTATGGCCGTCAGAAGCGTAATACTGCTCCCCTTCTCCATATTTATCCGCCATATAAACCAGAAGCGTCTTATTCTTCTTGGTCCTTACCAGATTAGGATCTCCTTCGATTACCAGATCGTCCGGAAGAATGTAATCCAGCATGGAAACCACTGCATCCACTACCCCTCCAGGATTATTTCTCAAATCCACGATCAGCTTCTCCATACCCTGTTTTTCCAGATCATCAATGGCGTTCTTAAACTGACCTGCTGTTACCGTATCAAACTGGCTCACTGATATATATCCGATATTGTCTGCCAGCATTTCATGCTCTACCGTAGGAACCGTGATCTGACGGCGCTCCATTGCCATATCAATATAGGCTCCCGTATCCGGACGAAGGACCGTAACTGTTACAGACGTTCCTTCCGCCCCTTTGATATGATCCTTTACCACCAGCTCTAAATCCATGCCGGTCACTTCCTGATCGCCCACCTTGTAGATTAAGTCGCCGGGCAGCATTCCTGCCTCAGCACCGGGCGTTCCCTCGAAGACCTTGGTCACCGTGATGATACCGGTAGTCGCGCTCTGGCTGACCATGACTCCGATTCCGCAGTATTCTCCAGCCGTGTCCTCTACCAGCTTCTCATATTCGTCTGCCGTATAGTAAACCGTATAAGGATCCTCAAGTCCATACAGCATTCCCTTGTATATCCAGTCTTCCACATTTTTTGTATCCTCATCAAAGAGGTAATACTTATCGATCACGCTCTGAATGGTCTGGATTTTGGCTACGATCCGGTTTATATCCAGATTGCCTTCCTGGTTCTCCGCCCGGGCAGATTCGGCTGCCTGATCTTTTCCATCAATTGCCGCCCTGCCGATCAGAAAGATTCCCAAAGACATACCCACAATAACAAGACCTGCCAATGTGGTCAGAAGCGCTCCTACCAGGGCGCCCTTCCAAAATTTATTCTTACTTTCCACTGTTATTCTCCTATCTAGCTCTTTATGGGCTTTTCGTATTTCACCGGATTTACATGGCGGCCGTTTGCCTGATCCCTAAATGGAGACAAGGCCCTGTGGAATATCCAGTATAACCCACATTTGCAATTACCTGCCCCTGCCATACTTCCTGCTCATATTAAAACCGGGAGCAGTGCATATAAACGGCATAAACTTCTCCGCCAAAAGAGATCATGATATATGCCGGCAGAATAACTGTATGTAGATGTGGCGGATTCCCAGCGTTAAAACCGAAATGATACAGCTAACGCACGCAGAATCATATAAATTTAATATTCCCCATAGAAACCGTATTATACGTTTTTCCGGCCCGGAAAAGCTCTCTGATGGGCCTGATCCGTTTTCTGTAACTGGAAAGCTGAGAATCTTATTCCTGGACCGGATGTCATTCTCCGGCATTTTTTATCATATGCAGCAATGCTGCTAATATATTCCCAGGTTCAAAAACTGGATTTCTTCCCTTATACTTTTAAATGCTTCCGGATGGTAAAGAAGCTTACAAAAAATCCGATTCCAACGCCAAGAGCCAGCGCCGTTGCCGCCATATAGGGGAATATGGCTTCCACCGGAAGGAACTGAAACAGCCCTGATAAGATGCTGAACTTTGTGACCACATATTCAACTGTTGACCGGTATAGAAAATAAATGGATACCAGAGGAATGCAGGCGCCTACCAGTCCAATGATAATTCCTTCCACCACAAAGGGCGCCCGGATCATATAATTGGTGGCACCAATTAATTTCATGATCTGGTTTTCATTCTTCCGGAATGCCGCTGCCACTGAAATAGTATTGCTGATCAGGAATATGGCCACAGCCAATAAAACTCCGATGATCAGCATGGAAAGAACTCCGATCACCCTGCTTAAGCTGTTCATTCCTTCTGCTGCGGTTTTGGAATAATTGACCTTCCTGACACCATCAATGCTCTTTAACCAGTCAACAACCTGTTCCTGGTCCA
The nucleotide sequence above comes from Lacrimispora sp. BS-2. Encoded proteins:
- a CDS encoding aminotransferase class V-fold PLP-dependent enzyme, yielding MYSFNNDYSEGAHPKILEAMINANLIQNNGYGLDDHCSGARTLIRQEIGREDADVHFIVGGTQTNLITIATALRPWQAVIATDMGHINVHETGAIEATGHKVLAMPSEDGKLTPAHIQKALDLHTDEHMVQPKMVYISNSTEIGTQYSKAELEALHHICRQKGLYLFLDGARIGSALTSSVNDLTLQDIAKLTDVFYIGGTKGGALFGEALVICHQDLKPDFRFMVKQRGAMLAKGWLLGIQFEELFSDNLFYDLASHANEMAAILRKGIEQCGYSFHSGSMTNQLFPILPDKVITKLEKDFLFSIQERIDDSHTSIRLVTSWATSEEACCRFVSLLETC
- the ftsX gene encoding permease-like cell division protein FtsX, which codes for MRISTFWYCLKQGVNNICRNILFSLASIATVSACIFLFCLFFSIVINVQYVIKNTESTVGITVFFNEGLDANKIKEIGNKIKARDDVKEVTFTSAEDAWEEAKQEYFGDMQDLAEGFEEDNPLANSASYTIFLKDLVDQEQVVDWLKSIDGVRKVNYSKTAAEGMNSLSRVIGVLSMLIIGVLLAVAIFLISNTISVAAAFRKNENQIMKLIGATNYMIRAPFVVEGIIIGLVGACIPLVSIYFLYRSTVEYVVTKFSILSGLFQFLPVEAIFPYMAATALALGVGIGFFVSFFTIRKHLKV
- a CDS encoding S41 family peptidase, with protein sequence MESKNKFWKGALVGALLTTLAGLVIVGMSLGIFLIGRAAIDGKDQAAESARAENQEGNLDINRIVAKIQTIQSVIDKYYLFDEDTKNVEDWIYKGMLYGLEDPYTVYYTADEYEKLVEDTAGEYCGIGVMVSQSATTGIITVTKVFEGTPGAEAGMLPGDLIYKVGDQEVTGMDLELVVKDHIKGAEGTSVTVTVLRPDTGAYIDMAMERRQITVPTVEHEMLADNIGYISVSQFDTVTAGQFKNAIDDLEKQGMEKLIVDLRNNPGGVVDAVVSMLDYILPDDLVIEGDPNLVRTKKNKTLLVYMADKYGEGEQYYASDGHKVDVPIAVLVNGQSASASEVFSGALKAYDKAKLVGTKTFGKGIVQTLFPLDHGTAIKMTVAHYYTPSGFDLHGKGLEPDVAVDLKEDLKTKIKIEHSEDNQLAEAIKALNENR